A genomic region of Papaver somniferum cultivar HN1 chromosome 7, ASM357369v1, whole genome shotgun sequence contains the following coding sequences:
- the LOC113294667 gene encoding uncharacterized protein LOC113294667, with product MGINWLWKIFDSAKISVLVNGGPCGFFGVGRGLRQGVPLSPILFVLAEEILSRNINELVQMGKMQAMVNRGGFQPTHLIFADDIFIFCNGQKKSLENLMDLLMEYQKSSGQEMNKAKSKFFVGGVSYIRRNVIAQALQMQLSTFPEKYLGVILNPGRVKSHQVWGMVEMMQKMLAGWMGKLLAFSARLTLVKFVLCSIPTYNIVLG from the coding sequence ATGGGTATCAACTGGTTATGGAAGATTTTTGATTCTGCTAAAATATCGGTTTTAGTTAATGGGGGGCCTTGTGGTTTTTTTGGGGTGGGTAGAGGGCTAAGACAGGGTGTACCTCTATCCCCTATTCTTTTTGTCTTGGCAGAAGAAATTTTAAGCAGAAATATCAATGAATTGGTGCAAATGGGGAAAATGCAAGCAATGGTGAACAGGGGAGGTTTCCAACCAACACATTTAATATTTGCAGATGATATATTCATATTCTGCAATGGACAGAAGAAAAGTCTTGAGAACTTGATGGATCTTTTAATGGAGTATCAAAAATCATCTGGGCAAGAAATGAATAAAGCTAAGAGCAAGTTTTTTGTAGGAGGAGTATCTTACATCAGAAGAAATGTTATTGCACAAGCTTTACAAATGCAGCTGTCTACATTTCCAGAAAAATATCTGGGAGTTATACTTAATCCAGGGAGAGTTAAATCACATCAAGTATGGGGTATGGTGGAAATGATGCAGAAGATGCTTGCAGGATGGATGGGAAAACTTTTGGCATTCTCTGCTAGACTGACTCTTGTGAAATTTGTCCTATGTAGCATTCCTACATACAacattgttttggggtaa